A genomic stretch from Malus domestica chromosome 15, GDT2T_hap1 includes:
- the LOC139192172 gene encoding uncharacterized protein, with translation MFGPSDRRFDLNLVEEAATPSPDNIWRPSFVSHTGPLTVGDSVMKNDMTAAVVARNLLTPKDNKLLSKRSDELAVKDSLALSVQCAGSVSNMAQRLFARTRQVESLAAEVMSLKQEIRGLKHENKQLHRLAHDYATNMKRKLDQMKESDGQVLLDHQRFVGLFQRHLLPSSSGAVPRNEAPNDQPLLPPPSRVLSSTEAPNDPPPVPALSGALPTTETSPKQPL, from the coding sequence atgtttggcccctccgaccgtcgttttgacttgaaccttgttgaagaggcagccacgccttctccagacaacatatggcgcccatccttcgtctcacatactggtcctcttactgttggggattccgtgatgaagaatgatatgaccgctgcggtagtggccaggaaccttctcactcccaaagataacaaactactttccaaacggtctgatgagttggctgttaaggattctctggctctcagtgttcagtgtgcaggttctgtgtctaacatggcccaacgcctatttgctcgaacccgccaagttgaatcattggcggctgaagtgatgagtctcaaacaggagattagagggctcaagcatgagaataaacagttgcaccggctcgcacatgactatgctacaaacatgaagaggaagcttgaccagatgaaggaatctgatggtcaggttttacttgatcatcagagatttgtgggtttgttccaaaggcatttattgccttcgtcttctggggctgtaccgcgtaatgaagctccaaatgatcaacctctgctgcctcctccttctagggttctgtccagtactgaggctccaaatgatccccctccagtgcctgctctttctggggctctaccgactactgagacttctcctaagcaacctttgtga
- the LOC139192173 gene encoding protein PIN-LIKES 3-like, whose protein sequence is MVFQKMNLKSIFAPSTIGALIGFAIGVIPQIRKLLLGDGAPLRVIQDTANLLGYMLGKILTMLGPILVHIRMNNMLGNDRYVALPLIGVLVVKGALIFGLVHSDPLYLFVLLLQFSLPPAMNIGIMTLLFEAGENECSVIMLWTYAFASLSITFWSAAFMWLVARL, encoded by the exons ATGGTCTTTCAAAAGATGAATCTGAAATCAATATTTGCCCCTTCAACCATTGGAGCG CTCATTGGTTTTGCAATCGGAGTTATCCCTCAGATTCGAAAATTACTTTTAGGAGATGGTGCTCCTCTACGGGTGATTCAAGATACTGCTAATTTGTTGGG TTACATGCTAGGGAAGATATTAACCATGCTTGGTCCTATACTTGTACATATCCGAATGAACAATATGCTAGGGAATGATCGTTATGTTGCCCTGCCTCTTATAGGCGTCTTGGTTGTTAAAGGGGCACTGATATTTGGGTTGGTGCACTCTGATCCATTATATCTGTTTGTTCTTCTGCTTCAGTTTTCACTCCCACCTGCGATGAACATAG GAATAATGACGCTATTATTTGAAGCTGGAGAGAATGAATGTTCAGTTATCATGCTGTGGACTTATGCTTTCGCTTCACTGTCAATTACATTCTGGTCCGCCGCCTTCATGTGGCTTGTCGCGCGACtgtga
- the LOC139191780 gene encoding uncharacterized protein, protein MKAILGAHDVWEVVEKGYTEPEDETTLSQPQNESLKDSRKRDKKALYLIYQALDDNDFEKVSSATSAKQAWEKLQTSYKGAEQVKKVCLQVLRGEFESLHMKGSESISDYFSRVLAISNQLKRNGEKLEDVRIMEKILRSLDPKFEHIVVTIEETKNLEEISIEQLMGSLQAYEEKHKKRALSNKLDEKVNYVKEEKEDNGVVLLAYKNNDGDQDYTWYLDTGASNHMCGRRSTFVELNESKSEVFGAFKKFKATIEKESGCKIKAMRSDRGGEFTSKESQEFCEANGIVDL, encoded by the exons ATGAAGGCCATTTTGGGAGCACATGATGTTTGGGAAGTTGTGGAGAAAGGCTACACTGAGCCAGAAGATGAAACTACTCTATCCCAACCCCAGAATGAGAgtttgaaagattcaagaaagagagacaagaaggctCTCTACCTCATCTACCAAGCATTAGATGACAATGACTTTGAGAAGGTCTCAAGTGCAACCTCTGCCAAGCAAGCATGGGAGAAGCTTCAAACCTCTTACAAAGGAGCCgaacaagtgaaaaaggttTGTCTTCAAGTATTAAGAGGTGAGTTCGAATCTTTACATATGAAAGGGTCTGAATCAATCTCTGATTATTTCTCCAGAGTCCTAGCCATttccaatcaattaaaaagaaacggagaaaagttagaagatgttagaattatggagaagataCTACGCTCGTTGGACCCCAAGTTCGAGCACATTGTTGTGACGATTGAAGAAACtaaaaatttggaagaaattagtatagagcaattaatgggttcactacaagcatatgaagagaaacataagAAGAG AGCTCTAAGCAACAAGCTTGATGAAAAGGTCAATTatgtgaaagaagagaaagaagataatGGCGTTGTGCTACTAGCATACAAGAACAATGATGGAGACCAAGACTATACATGGTACCTTGACACCGGCGCTAGCAACCACATGTGCGGAAGAAGAAGCACGTTCGTAGAGCTCAATGAATCG AAATCAGAGGTATTTGGAGCattcaagaagttcaaagccaccatagaaaaagaaagtggttgcaagatcaaagccatgagatctgatcgaggaggagaattcACTTCGAAGGAAAGTCAAGAATTCTGTGAAGCCAATGGAATCGTCGACCTTTAA
- the LOC103425068 gene encoding dolichyl-diphosphooligosaccharide--protein glycosyltransferase 48 kDa subunit gives MKGPDCSGLKYCSVREFSTCEVLAPKPVFNGQLPSLQNPNHTEIDEEEGRPTMPNLSVLVTVLTVLPFVCLSFSPESPTHRRLLVLLDDHSLQSSHSIFFHSLTSRGFDLDFKLAEDPKLSLQRYGQYLYEGLVLFAPSAHSFGGALDVQSVLDFVDAGHDLILTADASASDLIRSIAKQCGVNFDEDSSAVVIDHTNYAVLETQGDHTLIASDDFIQSDVILGKKKFEAPVLFKGIAHSLSASNSLVLKVLSASPSAYSANPNARLSYPPSLTGSAISLVSVLQARNNARVLISGSTDMFSNKLFRSAVQKVGNSNKFEKSGNEQFVTELSKWIFHEIGHLKAVNVRHNKVGENNEPAIYRINDDLDYYIEIYEWSGKSWEPYVANDVQVQFFMMSPFVLKTLETDQKGQYHTSFKVPDVYGVFQFKVDYHRLGYTSLSLSKQIPVRPFRHNEYERFIPTAFPYYGASFTTMVGFFIFSIVFMYYK, from the exons ATGAAGGGTCCTGACTGTTCAGGACTTAAGTATTGTTCTGTTAGGGAGTTTAGCACGTGCGAAGTCCTTGCACCAAAACCGGTTTTCAACGGTCAATTACCATCTCTGCAAAACCCTAACCACACAGAGATCgacgaagaagaaggaagaccaACAATGCCGAACCTCTCCGTCTTGGTCACCGTCCTCACAGTTCTCCCCTTCGTCTGCCTCTCATTCTCTCCGGAATCCCCAACCCACCGCCGCCTCCTGGTGCTCCTCGACGACCACTCTCTCCAGTCCTCTCATTCCATCTTCTTCCACTCCCTCACCTCCCGTGGCTTCGATCTCGACTTCAAGCTCGCTGAAGACCCCAAGCTCTCGCTCCAGCGCTATGGCCAGTACTTGTACGAAGGCCTCGTTCTCTTCGCCCCCTCCGCGCACA GTTTTGGAGGAGCTCTGGATGTGCAGTCCGTGCTCGACTTCGTTGACGCTGGGCACGACTTGATCTTGACGGCTGATGCCTCTGCATCTGATTTGATTCGGAGTATTGCCAAGCAATGCGGGGTCAATTTCGATGAG GATTCGTCGGCTGTGGTTATTGATCACACCAATTACGCGGTGTTGGAGACCCAAGGAGACCATACTTTGATTGCCAGTGACGATTTTATTCAATCGGATGTGATTCTGGGAAAGAAGAAGTTCGAG GCCCCTGTACTTTTCAAAGGGATTGCGCACTCATTAAGTGCTTCCAATAGCTTG GTTTTGAAGGTTCTTTCAGCATCTCCTTCAGCATATTCTGCCAACCCAAATGCCAGATTGTCCTACCCTCCATCACTTACTGGATCTGCTATTTCATTAGTGTCTGTTCTGCAA GCCAGAAACAATGCTCGAGTTCTGATTTCCGGCTCTACAGATATGTTTAGCAACAA ATTGTTCAGATCGGCTGTGCAGAAGGTTGGGAACTCAAATAA ATTTGAGAAGTCTGGTAATGAACAATTTGTGACTGAACTTAGCAAATGGATCTTCCATGAAATAGGTCATCTAAAG GCTGTCAATGTTAGACACAATAAAGTTGGAGAAAATAATGAACCTGCAATCTATAGGATTAACGATGACCTG GACTATTATATTGAGATATATGAGTGGTCTGGAAAGAGCTGGGAACCGTATGTGGCGAATGATGTTCAAGTGCAGTTCTTCATGATGAGCCCTTTTGTGCTCAAAACTCTAGAAACTGATCAGAAG GGTCAGTACCATACGTCATTCAAGGTGCCTGACGTTTATGGGGTTTTCCAGTTCAAGGTTGACTATCACAGGCTTGGGTACACTAGCTTATCCCTATCCAAACAG ATTCCTGTGCGGCCTTTCCGACATAATGAATATGAACGATTTATCCCCACTGCTTTCCCCTATTATGGAGCTTCATTTACCACa ATGGTTGGGTTTTTTATCTTCAGCATTGTCTTCATGTACTACAAGTAA